In the Hordeum vulgare subsp. vulgare chromosome 7H, MorexV3_pseudomolecules_assembly, whole genome shotgun sequence genome, one interval contains:
- the LOC123408443 gene encoding protein NTM1-like 9, which produces MEGLDVDDVFQHCRLNPTEVDAVTYYLPRLLSGETLHGVEKFIHSVEISGCEPKDLAARYAPVPQAVSNGDRFFFTTCKSKNGSKLQSVRSAGGGTWTIQKTTEISHAGGKVGEVKNLSFKKKGKSTGWVMEEYRCLLPEATIAEGVKVFCRMHLAQHAPAAARQESAAYMLQESQSEAATASMQAQKRPAPDAAADPHPPRPKKRMRVATPSFTAAAPVFLPDESIPEADDDDMVLFSCSMEDLFGLQVDETLRVGATENISPLEAEENVEQSHHSEPDEELQFLLDEVAAEHEPEAVPETEAEWQADEALGKDGEAYGFDIEELKRMMEADDALGEDGEAYGFYIDELTRMMEADPIEVTGAKTGVEMDQQEPLYLDCLDQVMLADRAMHNPAFPDAEKEERHNDAPDLDAPSLEGHDHLFKLPPSFFDPFEAAWKAEEALENEMRNNTAANLLGGYDDFFSSASVH; this is translated from the coding sequence ATGGAAGGGCTCGACGTCGACGACGTCTTCCAGCACTGCCGGCTGAACCCTACGGAAGTGGATGCCGTCACCTACTACCTGCCACGCCTCCTCTCCGGCGAGACGCTGCACGGCGTCGAGAAGTTCATCCACAGCGTCGAAATCTCTGGCTGCGAGCCCAAGGATCTCGCCGCCCGATACGCGCCCGTGCCGCAGGCCGTGAGCAACGGCGACCGGTTCTTCTTCACCACGTGCAAGAGCAAGAACGGGAGCAAACTCCAGAGCGTGCGCAGCGCCGGCGGCGGCACCTGGACCATCCAGAAGACCACGGAGATCAGCCACGCGGGAGGCAAGGTCGGCGAGGTCAAGAACCTGTCGTTCAAAAAGAAGGGCAAGTCCACCGGCTGGGTCATGGAGGAGTACCGGTGCCTGCTGCCTGAGGCCACCATCGCCGAGGGGGTGAAGGTGTTCTGCAGGATGCACTTGGCTCAGCATGCTCCTGCCGCCGCTCGCCAAGAATCGGCCGCGTACATGCTTCAAGAATCGCAGTCAGAGGCCGCGACTGCGAGCATGCAGGCACAGAAGAGGCCAGCGCCCGATGCCGCCGCCGATCCTCATCCGCCGCGCCCCAAGAAAAGGATGCGCGTTGCCACACCATCCTTCACCGCTGCTGCACCGGTTTTCTTGCCGGATGAATCAATACCTGAAGCTGACGACGACGACATGGTCCTGTTCTCTTGCTCAATGGAAGATCTTTTCGGGCTGCAAGTCGACGAAACTCTCAGGGTGGGAGCTACAGAGAACATCTCTCCGCTCGAAGCTGAAGAGAACGTCGAACAGTCTCACCACTCTGAACCAGACGAGGAGCtgcagttcctactcgatgaagtagcagcagagcatgaGCCAGAGGCCGTCCCTGAAACTGAAGCAGAGTGGCAGGCCGACGAGGCGCTCGGGAAGGATGGGGAGGCATATGGCTTTGATATCGAAGAACTAAAGAGAATGATGGAAGCCGACGATGCGCTCGGGGAGGATGGGGAAGCATATGGTTTTTATATTGACGAACTAACGAGAATGATGGAAGCCGACCCAATTGAAGTCACTGGAGCGAAAACTGGCGTGGAGATGGACCAACAGGAACCTCTGTACCTGGATTGCTTGGACCAAGTCATGCTGGCGGATCGGGCCATGCACAACCCTGCCTTCCCTGATGctgagaaggaggagaggcacAATGACGCGCCGGATCTTGACGCACCATCACTTGAGGGACACGACCACTTGTTCAAATTGCCGCCGAGCTTCTTCGATCCATTTGAAGCAGCGTGGAAGGCCGAAGAGGCGCTCGAGAACGAGATGAGGAACAATACCGCGGCCAATCTGCTTGGAGGATACGACGACTTCTTCTCGTCTGCAAGTGTCCATTAA